A window of Terriglobia bacterium contains these coding sequences:
- a CDS encoding 4Fe-4S dicluster domain-containing protein encodes MKAKTLSQSDLSALVASLVAARIRVIAPVRAKDTPEHSDYLPIKRLEDADLTGPLPRRSLKEFFLPPSEVLLRYQIRKDGVEIEEVPTTFPLQVLFGVRPCDAAGIEILDRVMGWDYRDELWFGRREATTTVSLACTGVDGSCFCTAVGLGPDAIKGSDVLLVRVEGSFLAQAVTPKGEALLNRGPLASLAEATSTDKAEQFGRSAREKVGKNLPASPDILPDWLARNFDHGVWKSIALRCHGCGACASICPTCHCFDIVDEHEHYDRGVRRRNWDSCQTTKFTLHASNYNPRSSQVERFRQRVMHKFSIYPRRFGAFLCTGCGRCSRGCPAGMNLPEVVGQLIELARAESQGGSR; translated from the coding sequence GTGAAAGCCAAGACTCTGTCGCAATCGGATTTATCGGCGCTGGTGGCAAGCCTGGTGGCTGCCAGGATTCGCGTGATCGCACCGGTTCGCGCCAAAGATACTCCTGAGCACTCCGATTATCTGCCGATCAAGCGGCTGGAGGACGCCGATCTGACCGGCCCGCTCCCACGCCGCTCGCTCAAGGAATTCTTTCTCCCTCCATCCGAAGTACTTCTGCGCTATCAGATCCGGAAAGACGGCGTAGAGATCGAGGAAGTGCCTACCACGTTTCCGCTGCAGGTGCTGTTCGGTGTGCGGCCATGCGACGCCGCCGGAATCGAAATCCTCGATCGGGTCATGGGGTGGGATTATCGCGACGAGCTATGGTTTGGGCGGCGTGAAGCCACCACGACTGTCAGTCTCGCTTGCACAGGCGTTGATGGGTCTTGTTTTTGCACGGCGGTTGGCCTGGGACCCGATGCCATCAAGGGTTCAGATGTGCTGCTCGTTCGCGTCGAGGGAAGTTTTCTGGCACAGGCAGTTACGCCCAAAGGTGAGGCGCTGTTGAACAGAGGCCCTCTCGCCTCGCTTGCCGAAGCTACAAGTACCGACAAGGCAGAGCAGTTTGGGCGATCGGCACGTGAAAAAGTAGGGAAGAACCTGCCCGCTTCTCCGGATATTCTGCCCGATTGGCTGGCGAGGAATTTCGACCACGGTGTTTGGAAGTCGATCGCGCTGCGATGTCACGGGTGCGGCGCCTGCGCTTCGATCTGCCCAACTTGCCACTGCTTCGACATCGTTGACGAGCACGAGCACTACGATCGAGGCGTACGCCGCCGGAACTGGGACTCGTGCCAAACCACGAAATTTACGCTGCACGCGTCCAACTACAATCCCCGAAGTTCGCAGGTCGAACGGTTCCGCCAGCGAGTCATGCACAAGTTCTCGATCTACCCGCGCCGATTCGGCGCGTTCTTGTGCACCGGCTGTGGCCGCTGTTCTCGCGGCTGCCCCGCCGGCATGAACCTTCCCGAAGTCGTGGGCCAGCTGATTGAGCTTGCGAGGGCGGAGTCCCAGGGGGGCAGCAGATGA
- a CDS encoding (Fe-S)-binding protein has protein sequence MTELRELAQKLLVDGSVKVVIGYEEGPRGVRPIFVTEPAQAEKLIFDTRCVQNLAAYLNPRRPHIAKLGKAAVVVKGCDARAVAGLIREAQIKRDNVVIIAVRCGGVVRDPGPSAALTIDNVSDRCSGCDVREPKLFDYLLGLLPPPPPQSRRREDKLAELARMMPAERWAFWSGHLDRCIRCHACREVCPMCFCVRCTADRSRPQWIEPSPTSQSNRSWQMMRILHQAGRCVDCLECERACPADIPLGLLNKYVAQAVEQRFRYKSCDDPTVLAPMGVFSPDDEQEFIQ, from the coding sequence ATGACGGAGTTGCGTGAGTTGGCTCAGAAGCTCCTCGTCGACGGCTCGGTCAAAGTTGTAATTGGATACGAAGAGGGACCGCGAGGAGTACGCCCGATCTTCGTCACCGAACCGGCGCAAGCGGAGAAACTCATCTTCGACACGCGCTGCGTGCAGAACCTGGCCGCCTATCTGAATCCGCGGCGTCCGCATATCGCAAAGCTCGGTAAAGCTGCCGTCGTCGTAAAGGGTTGCGATGCGCGCGCCGTTGCCGGATTGATTCGCGAGGCGCAGATCAAGCGGGACAACGTGGTGATCATCGCTGTCCGGTGCGGCGGCGTGGTGCGGGATCCCGGCCCAAGCGCTGCGTTGACCATCGACAACGTCTCCGACCGTTGCTCCGGCTGCGACGTGCGCGAGCCGAAGCTTTTCGATTATCTCCTGGGGCTATTGCCGCCGCCTCCGCCACAAAGCAGGCGGCGCGAGGACAAGCTCGCAGAGCTGGCAAGAATGATGCCCGCCGAGCGCTGGGCCTTTTGGAGCGGCCACCTGGACCGTTGTATCCGGTGCCATGCCTGCCGGGAAGTATGTCCCATGTGCTTCTGCGTGCGGTGCACGGCGGACAGGAGCCGGCCTCAGTGGATCGAGCCTTCGCCCACATCGCAGAGCAATCGTTCTTGGCAAATGATGCGGATCTTGCACCAGGCGGGCCGCTGCGTGGACTGCCTGGAATGTGAGCGTGCCTGCCCCGCAGATATTCCGTTGGGACTTCTTAATAAGTATGTTGCCCAGGCAGTGGAACAACGCTTTAGGTACAAAAGCTGCGATGACCCGACGGTACTTGCGCCCATGGGGGTTTTCTCCCCCGATGACGAACAGGAGTTCATCCAGTGA
- a CDS encoding hydrogenase iron-sulfur subunit, whose protein sequence is MLALDEATASWAANFAHGPGFEPKIVAFVCNWCTYTGADLAGTSRLKMAPNVRVLRLPCSSRVNPLFIIKALERGADGIIVSGCHPGDCHYSTGNYYARRRLAILHDLLAFMGVDPRRVTFSWVSASEGGKWQQVVNETTERVRQLGPHHTEQCSSTGRVGTYHDGVA, encoded by the coding sequence ATGCTCGCCCTGGATGAAGCGACTGCCAGTTGGGCGGCGAACTTCGCGCACGGACCCGGGTTTGAGCCGAAGATTGTCGCTTTTGTGTGCAATTGGTGCACTTACACGGGAGCCGACCTCGCGGGCACCAGCCGCCTGAAGATGGCGCCCAACGTACGCGTTCTCCGTCTGCCTTGCAGCAGCCGCGTGAATCCGCTCTTCATCATCAAGGCGTTGGAGCGCGGCGCCGATGGGATCATCGTGAGTGGTTGCCACCCTGGAGACTGCCACTACAGTACCGGCAACTACTACGCGCGACGGCGCCTCGCCATTCTGCATGACCTCCTCGCATTTATGGGCGTTGACCCTCGTCGGGTGACCTTCTCGTGGGTATCCGCCTCCGAGGGAGGAAAGTGGCAGCAGGTCGTGAACGAGACCACGGAACGTGTCCGGCAGCTTGGACCGCACCATACCGAGCAGTGTAGTTCCACCGGGAGGGTGGGCACTTACCATGACGGAGTTGCGTGA
- a CDS encoding transposase codes for MVSESSTRRTCCRMIAWLLERFESTLVNQLPIVCAPPIPSAPADLELIAQLKSRLQYAELRIRVLEKRLRLMRIEKYGVGGEKLSQAQMELFELEPVVSEMIEQAESEHAPVHRSTKKSGKHPGRQELPPNLPRVGRILPCTPDQRLCKRCGKETVVIGYEESSQLDVEPAKYFVLVTKRKKRACRACGELGVVSAPLRPRIIEKCLASDRLVIDTIVSKYCNHTPLHRQSMILERDIGLEISRATLDGWVLKVGELLIPMVAAMRRELISGTYIQADETPVDVQTHEGRGKNHQAYLCLRRLR; via the coding sequence GTGGTATCGGAAAGCTCCACCCGAAGGACATGCTGCCGCATGATTGCTTGGTTGCTTGAACGTTTCGAATCGACTCTGGTAAATCAGTTACCCATTGTGTGTGCGCCTCCCATTCCTTCAGCACCAGCCGATCTGGAACTCATCGCACAACTGAAGAGCCGGCTGCAATACGCGGAGCTGAGGATTCGCGTGTTGGAAAAGCGTCTGCGGCTGATGCGGATCGAGAAATACGGAGTGGGTGGCGAAAAGCTCTCCCAAGCGCAAATGGAATTGTTCGAACTTGAGCCCGTCGTCAGTGAAATGATCGAGCAGGCGGAGAGCGAGCACGCGCCAGTGCATCGCTCGACCAAGAAATCCGGCAAGCATCCGGGCCGCCAGGAATTGCCTCCGAATCTTCCTCGCGTAGGGCGGATTCTGCCTTGCACGCCGGATCAGCGCCTTTGCAAACGCTGCGGCAAAGAAACTGTGGTGATCGGCTACGAAGAGAGTTCCCAGTTGGATGTGGAGCCGGCGAAGTATTTCGTTCTGGTCACGAAGCGAAAGAAACGGGCTTGCCGCGCGTGCGGGGAACTTGGAGTGGTTTCGGCCCCACTGCGGCCACGGATCATCGAGAAATGCCTGGCGAGTGACCGCCTCGTCATCGATACGATCGTCAGCAAATATTGCAATCACACGCCCCTGCATCGGCAGAGCATGATTCTGGAAAGAGACATCGGCTTGGAAATCAGCCGAGCAACGCTGGACGGCTGGGTCCTCAAAGTCGGCGAGTTGCTGATCCCTATGGTCGCCGCGATGAGGCGAGAGTTGATCAGCGGAACTTACATTCAGGCGGACGAAACCCCGGTTGATGTCCAGACGCACGAGGGCCGAGGAAAGAATCATCAAGCCTATTTGTGTTTGCGGAGGCTGCGCTGA
- the tnpB gene encoding IS66 family insertion sequence element accessory protein TnpB (TnpB, as the term is used for proteins encoded by IS66 family insertion elements, is considered an accessory protein, since TnpC, encoded by a neighboring gene, is a DDE family transposase.) has product MRKGFEGLYGLVRDRLSCEPLSGHLFLFCNAQRNRLKVLVWDGSGLWVCAKRLEKGRFTWPQTGDAQGKVALSHEELSLLLGGIDLAKTKHKRWYRKAPPEGHAAA; this is encoded by the coding sequence ATGCGCAAGGGGTTCGAAGGGCTGTACGGACTGGTCCGGGATCGATTGTCGTGCGAGCCTCTGAGCGGACACCTTTTCCTGTTCTGCAACGCCCAGCGCAACCGGTTGAAGGTCCTCGTCTGGGATGGAAGCGGACTTTGGGTCTGTGCCAAGAGATTAGAAAAGGGGCGTTTCACCTGGCCGCAAACCGGCGATGCCCAGGGCAAGGTCGCCCTGAGTCACGAAGAGCTGTCCCTACTGTTAGGTGGGATTGATCTGGCCAAAACCAAGCACAAGCGGTGGTATCGGAAAGCTCCACCCGAAGGACATGCTGCCGCATGA